TGTGCGGGACACTTGTGGCGACGCAGTTACGTTCGTCTCTGGTGACGGACTCGTTCGCGACGAAGAGTGGCCGCGGTCAGCCTGGCAGACACAAATCACCGAGTGGCTCGCGGCCGAACAACACACGCCAGGGTGGGGCGACCGCAATCCGCTTCGAGCTACAATCCGCACCGGCGTCACGCCGGCAGCGATTGACCGTCACTTCGATATCTCCCCCACAAAGACCCAAGTTCCGGTGGGTACCCACCGAGCGGCGATGACTGCGTTACGAGAGTTCGCCGACCGCGTCCGATCGTACCCGAGCAACATCTCAGCACCGCAGGACGCTCGGGACGGCACAAGTGGACTCTCGCCGTACCTCAATTTTGGGCTGCTCTCAGTCCGGCAGGCACACCAGTACGTTGTCGATAATGCGCCGTCGTGCCGGGGAGCAGATATGTTCGAGAGTCGGCTCGTTTGGAACCTCCATTACAATCAGAAACTCGTCGACTGGCCGGGTTGGACTGAGCAGGCGGTTAATCCGGTGTTCGAAGGCCGCAATGAGGCGTTTCACGACCCAGATCTCGTTACCGCGTGGAAACGCGGACAGACGGGGTTTCCAATGGTCGACGCATCGATGCGGTGTCTCCAAGAAACCGGGTGGCTCAACTTCCGGATGCGTGCGATGTGTGCGTCATTTTTCACGCATATTCTCCACCAACCGTGGTGGATCGGGGCGGACTGGTATCACCATCACCTCATCGACAGCGATGTCGGAATCAACTACACACAGTGGCAGAGTCAGGCGGGGCTCATCGGGAAACCGTCACAGCGGGTGTACAACCCTCGAAAGCAGGTTCGCGATCAAGACCCTAATGGCGACTGGATCACGCGATGGGTTCCCGAGCTTGCTGACCTGCCCAGTGAGTTCCTTGATCAACCTGAGAAGGCGCCGCTTGCCGTCCAGCAGGAATGTGGGGTCCACGTCGGTGAGATGTACCCGCGTCCGGTTGTCGACTTTGAGGCGCGCCGCGAACAGTTCTGGTCACGGTATGAAGATCGGCGGTCTGAGGCCGCGCGAAAGCTTCGACAGCCAGCGATCGCAAAACGGGCCTCATTCTCTGGCGGGTATGACGCTGCTCGAGCCATCGCGGACAAACACGGGGCAGTTGACGCTGACACGCCGGACGGAACGCAGATCTCGCTCGGCGAACTCACTGACACGGATGGTGCTGCTAAGGTGGAGGAAGGGAGGTTGAGGCCACCGAAACAGACGAACGCGACAGAATCGACCGACTCAACACCGGCTGATCCGCGCGAGTCGAATACGCAGATGACCATCCCGACTGGAGCGGGACAAAATGCTGGTGAGCCGTCACCGGACGACCGCGCGGCAGCCTCGGGACCACGCGGAGATAGCGACGAAGATGCCGAGTCTGATGAAGAAATAGACATACAGCACACCGGACAGACTCGATTCCGCGACTTCGAATGACGAACGTCCCGGTGGCTCGTCGACAGCACGCGCTGTTGGGACGTTCTCGTCAACAAAGCAGCCGACCGGGCCTCGCCGTCAGAGCACTCGAAGTCGGTACCCGGTAGCGGCGGTCTCGTCCGTGACTCGTCCAGCTTCAGTAGCAGCGTCTAGAACCTCCTCGACGAATCCCTTCGGTACTTCGACGCCAATGAAATCGGCCCCGTCGCGGGCCGTGGTCAACCGCGCCATCGTCCGGTCGGTCCCCTTGTCATTATAAATACTGCCGACACGCTCACCGTCTCGGCGAAATCTAAGCGTCACGTCAGTCGGCTCAAGGGCGTCGAAGCTCACCTCGAACACGCGGTCGCTGCTCTCGAACCGAGCCAACATGAGCCCGTCGTGCTCCGTCACAATCGTACTCATACAGTAGTTACGAGCCCACGACGGATAAGAGTAAAATTGCCGTCAGTCCCACACCAACAGCGATGCTAACCCCGACCGCTGAACGGTGGATGTTCGCCCTCGGTAGCCCGAGCTACCTCGTGCCGATTCCGCTACCAAGCCGTGGGACTCTGCCGGTGATTGGGTGTCTGGCTGAACGACGCCGACACCGGTTTGTGCGTGAAAACCCAACAAATTGTATGTCAAATACAACTGTCGCAACGGCAGCCAACCCGCAGATGCTGATCGACAAGCTTCCAGCAGCACCAGGTAACTGGGAACGGAACGAAGAGCCCGGTGGCATCGTCGAGTACCGACTTCCAGACAAAAACAGTCCCTGTACTGCGGCGAAAATCGCAGTTCGTCCTGATATCCTGAGCGATGCAACCGTCCGACTTGTCCGTAAGCGCGGCTGTAGTGATGCGGGGAGCAACACATTCGATTCACTCGATGCCGCCGTAGACGCAGTCAGCCGAGAACTCAATC
The sequence above is a segment of the Halorubrum sp. 2020YC2 genome. Coding sequences within it:
- a CDS encoding cryptochrome/deoxyribodipyrimidine photo-lyase family protein; its protein translation is MTGDIDRETERSASVDSGKLSQPTSPLPAEIPPPDAICDAVNPTGIVVWHRKHLRLKDQLAVSRAVADGDVFCPLFVFDPTFYADSGLACDARIRLFEEAVASLDRLYAATPPSATHVGTTDSAAQFADTLDSNTSTAGAASESPEALQRPDPPGLTLGYGNPVNILSRFVDRGWQIITMATPTSRYGQRRDERVRDTCGDAVTFVSGDGLVRDEEWPRSAWQTQITEWLAAEQHTPGWGDRNPLRATIRTGVTPAAIDRHFDISPTKTQVPVGTHRAAMTALREFADRVRSYPSNISAPQDARDGTSGLSPYLNFGLLSVRQAHQYVVDNAPSCRGADMFESRLVWNLHYNQKLVDWPGWTEQAVNPVFEGRNEAFHDPDLVTAWKRGQTGFPMVDASMRCLQETGWLNFRMRAMCASFFTHILHQPWWIGADWYHHHLIDSDVGINYTQWQSQAGLIGKPSQRVYNPRKQVRDQDPNGDWITRWVPELADLPSEFLDQPEKAPLAVQQECGVHVGEMYPRPVVDFEARREQFWSRYEDRRSEAARKLRQPAIAKRASFSGGYDAARAIADKHGAVDADTPDGTQISLGELTDTDGAAKVEEGRLRPPKQTNATESTDSTPADPRESNTQMTIPTGAGQNAGEPSPDDRAAASGPRGDSDEDAESDEEIDIQHTGQTRFRDFE